In Pseudomonas sp. MTM4, one genomic interval encodes:
- a CDS encoding 3-hydroxybutyrate dehydrogenase: MILKGKAALVTGSTSGIGLGIACKLAEAGADVMLNGFGDVEAAIARVSVYGTRVLHHSADVSNAEQIAEMVSHTERDFGSLDVLVNNAGIQHVAPVESFPVERWDSIIAINLSSVFHTMRLALPGMRERNWGRIVNISSVHGLVASAQKSAYVAAKHGVIGLTKTVALETASTAVTCNALCPGWVLTPLVQQQIDSKTQTHGDPARATRELLMEKQPSLDFVTPEELGDLTLFLCSDAAKQVRGAAWNVDGGWLAQ, encoded by the coding sequence ATGATTCTGAAAGGCAAAGCAGCCCTGGTCACCGGCTCGACCAGCGGGATCGGTCTGGGCATCGCCTGCAAGCTGGCAGAGGCGGGTGCCGACGTGATGCTCAATGGCTTCGGCGATGTGGAGGCGGCTATCGCCCGAGTGTCCGTCTATGGCACCCGTGTGCTGCATCACTCAGCCGACGTATCCAATGCCGAACAGATCGCCGAGATGGTCAGCCACACCGAGCGTGATTTCGGGTCTCTCGATGTGCTGGTCAACAACGCCGGCATTCAGCACGTCGCGCCGGTCGAAAGTTTCCCGGTCGAGCGTTGGGACAGCATCATCGCCATCAATCTGTCCTCGGTATTCCACACCATGCGTTTGGCGCTGCCGGGCATGCGCGAGCGCAACTGGGGGCGGATCGTCAACATCTCCTCGGTTCACGGCCTGGTGGCTTCGGCGCAGAAATCGGCCTACGTAGCTGCCAAGCACGGGGTGATCGGCCTGACCAAGACGGTCGCTCTGGAAACCGCATCCACCGCAGTCACCTGCAACGCGCTCTGCCCAGGCTGGGTACTGACGCCGCTGGTACAGCAGCAGATCGACAGCAAGACGCAAACTCATGGCGACCCGGCCCGCGCGACGCGGGAGCTGCTGATGGAGAAACAGCCTTCGCTGGATTTCGTCACGCCCGAGGAGCTGGGTGATCTGACGCTGTTTCTCTGTAGCGACGCCGCCAAGCAAGTACGCGGCGCGGCCTGGAACGTCGATGGCGGCTGGCTGGCGCAGTGA